The following proteins are co-located in the Phaeodactylum tricornutum CCAP 1055/1 chromosome 2, whole genome shotgun sequence genome:
- a CDS encoding predicted protein: MEDDAHRKAEEERRARRKAAKSSKSDAQLEKERKRKEHSQKILQRQSGDAKRQKTTKATVTFSKLLEQRTQGFQIEFAFRNAPPRPPVGPCFVGRTLDAIMLEESRVYKARNAVEVSHKWKLHAEVDLGVPIAPSAMDVKSYSTVIRDNAPTPALHEDDMALLDWKGNLGDSAAEQLKLRQDRARAEARALLAGKSVQKSGASSSASHQQKHSKRAFSRVLDDPLQTWMKKTTYLSNDYSRKVHDFKSLAQTKQDLAVDLQFKQVELAKRRSNLAITQSFETIKNPLLHPTRKNLKPKAICSVLPHADQWGKAFTHLVIDKAPNLLPQYEITALKDAMVTNVEKMEANARMTCQVAVPAKDPPDELKQHEMTPYHVVQAYDLDVIPLKEEDAPHSNFCFWVDIATSTAYYVPISSRVQLSTGRPGQSILQSVGRRPVSNQEQIEREERMAEVDQDMAEKHHIVKNAPPKPLAASVNAIVAPNSSEKRDSDGDGEGDFGDEDDSDSDDEQLFGGGTKTIVAES, from the exons ATGGAGGACGATGCTCACCGCAAAGCGGAAGAAGAGCGTCGTGCCAGGCGCAAG GCCGCGAAATCTTCAAAGTCAGACGCTCAACTAGAAAAggaacgcaaacgaaaagagcacagtcaaaagatcttACAACGGCAGAGCGGAGACGCAAAACGGCAGAAGACAACCAAGGCAACCGTCACCTTTTCCAAACTCTTGGAACAGCGGACGCAGGGTTTTCAGATTGAATTCGCCTTCCGCAATGCACCACCCCGACCTCCGGTGGGCCCCTGTTTTGTTGGTAGGACTCTAGATGCAATCATGTTGGAGGAGTCTCGTGTTTACAAGGCACGCAACGCTGTCGAAGTTAGCCACAAATGGAAATTGCACGCGGAAGTCGATTTGGGCGTTCCAATTGCACCGTCTGCGATGGATGTAAAATCTTACTCCACCGTAATTCGGGACAACGCCCCAACGCCGGCTTTACATGAGGATGATATGGCTTTGCTGGACTGGAAGGGCAATTTGGGCGATTCCGCTGCGGAACAGCTCAAGCTTCGTCAAGACCGTGCAAGAGCCGAAGCAAGAGCTCTGTTGGCAGGAAAATCCGTTCAAAAATCCGGAGCGTCATCCTCGGCTTCACATCAGCAAAAGCATTCCAAAAGGGCTTTCTCTCGTGTATTGGACGATCCTTTGCAGACTTGGATGAAAAAGACAACCTATCTCTCCAACGATTATTCACGCAAGGTTCATGATTTCAAGTCCTTGGCACAAACGAAGCAAGATTTGGCTGTCGATTTGCAGTTTAAGCAGGTAGAATTGGCTAAGCGCCGGTCCAACCTGGCAATCACACAATCTTTTGAGACGATCAAAAATCCATTGCTACATCCAACACGCAAGAACCTTAAACCCAAGGCAATCTGCAGCGTTTTGCCCCATGCTGATCAATGGGGTAAAGCGTTTACGCATTTGGTTATTGACAAGGCGCCAAACCTTCTTCCACAATACGAAATTACCGCGTTAAAAGATGCGATGGTCACTAATGTTGAGAAGATGGAAGCCAACGCACGCATGACATGCCAAGTCGCAGTTCCAGCAAAAGATCCACCCGATGAGCTGAAACAACATGAGATGACACCCTACCATGTTGTTCAGGCTTACGATTTGGATGTTATTCCATTGAAAGAAGAGGATGCGCCTCACTccaatttttgcttttgggtTGACATCGCGACAAGTACTGCGTATTATGTACCCATATCTTCGCGTGTCCAGCTCTCGACGGGCCGACCAGGGCAATCGATTTTACAGTCGGTAGGTCGACGGCCGGTCAGCAATCAGGAGCAAATTGAGCGAGAAGAACGTATGGCAGAGGTCGATCAAGATATGGCGGAGAAGCATCATATTGTAAAGAACGCCCCCCCGAAGCCACTGGCGGCTTCTGTGAACGCCATTGTGGCACCAAATTCCTCCGAGAAAAGAGATTCCGATGGCGATGGCGAGGGCGATTTTGGCGATGAAGATGATTCGGATTCAGATGATGAACAACTCTTCGGTGGTGGGACTAAGACTATTGTTGCAGAAAGCTAG
- a CDS encoding predicted protein: protein MVQLVKTCFLIFIGQQLADAFGAKEHRKLRNLTCISTKTIRQDSEMLRDAKRPHLIFPGGGIFFYWQAGAVTFLRDNGYDLASTSSTGASAGALTATLTTNDVDFYEATDLALRIAKDAGVWDRNRGLQGIWGPMIYDWLDEILPADAAARSNKRGLSLLVTKIPSLGTEKICAFDSRKDLIECNMASVHLPWFLDEIVTTLTAVSSQVNVIIIHGESQALRLFLTTRKIRFIDLEVS from the exons ATGGTGCAACTTGTAAAAACCTGCTTTCTAATCTTTATCGGACAACAATTAGCCGATGCCTTTGGCGCAAAGGAGCATCGAAAACTCCGCAATTTAACATGCATTTCGACCAAGACGATCCGACAAGATTCCGAGATGCTGCGAGATGCAAAGAGGCCTCATCTGATTTTTCCAGGAGGCGGTATTTTCTTCTATTGGCAAGCAGGCGCTGTTACTTTTTTGCGCGATAACGGCTACGACCTGGCATCCACTTCCTCGACTGGGGCGTCAGCTGGTGCCCTCACTGCTACTCTAACAACTAACGACGTTGATTTCTATGAGGCAACCGATCTGGCCTTACGAATAGCGAAAGACGCAGGCGTGTGGGATCGCAACAGAGGTTTGCAGGGTATTTGGGGTCCGATGATTTACGATTGGTTGGACGAAATATTGCCAGCGGACGCTGCTGCTCGATCGAACAAGCGAGGTCTATCACTCCTCGTTACGAAAATCCCTTCGTTAGGCACAGAGAAAATTTGCGCTTTCGATAGCAGGAAAGATTTGATTGAATGCAATATGGCGAGCGTTCACCTACCCTGGTTTCTCGATG AGATCGTCACTACATTGACGGCAGTTTCCTCGCAAGTCAACGTGATTATCATTCACGGCGAAAGTCAAGCTCTACGCTTGTTTTTGACTACAAGGAAGATCCGTTTCATAGATCTCGAAGTCTCATAG
- a CDS encoding predicted protein has product WIYKQVRARQNEFTQYQKATLFTGTWNVNAKGKEQALDPWICANWGANREYAPDIVAVAFQEIVDLNAVNVAVDNKTQQRSHFWIERLNMTLNNPQFTQNDPSRSYVLLTQKSMVGLLICVFVKGAHKSRSRYVSAASVGVGVGGFLGNKGGASIRLQFYDSTLCFVCSHLAAHRENVAGRNADFANVFQKTSFQVGEEAIREVIRSGSMSHWVIGSSSVGIQDHDIVFWLGDLNYRIDESMGTEKVLQLSEKGTFDELRSLDQLNIERAAGRVFVGFEEGRLNFRPTYKYQPGTDMYEQRPDKKLRAPAWCDRILWMAQEPNYVQQLTYGRSEEPNISDHKAVYSTFRVTVKDVVQQKREAIYTDLMRLLDRYENQTLPVVGLDRVSLDFGEVHYGQSVTLPIQITNTGTVIAQYRLVPKLDENAVCKPWMRITPMFGMLIPGDNPASIEFTLTIDNTTAQNLNSGREVLEDVLILRLEGGRDYYISVKATYARSCFGMSVDELALYAEPIRSIPLDPIKRAEKFDPSAAAALCIPKELWRVVDAIHEKGLQTANLFIEPGIPNEVNQIRECLDTGSTFGHFGIHSYAEIFVSLLSGLSSPIVPASLFPTIEVDSQTIQATARRLLEELPPIHYNTFVYVISFFREALLFREQNRLSATKLARI; this is encoded by the exons TGGATCTACAAGCAAGTGCGGGCTCGACAGAATGAGTTCACCCAGTACCAGAAG GCTACCCTTTTTACCGGAACATGGAACGTCAATGCTAAAGGCAAGGAACAGGCATTAGATCCATGGATATGTGCTAACTGGGGAGCAAATCGCGAGTACGCGCCCGAcattgttgctgttgcgtTTCAAGAAATTGTGGATCTCAACGCTGTCAATGTAGCGGTCGACAATAAGACGCAACAACGTTCACACTTCTGGATTGAGCGTCTCAACATGACTCTGAACAACCCTCAGTTTACACAAAACGATCCAAGCCGGAGTTACGTTCTTTTGACGCAAAAGTCCATGGTCGGACTTTTGATCTGTGTTTTCGTTAAGGGTGCCCATAAATCTCGTAGCCGCTACGTGAGTGCTGCCTCGGTTGGTGTAGGTGTTGGTGGGTTTTTGGGCAATAAGGGCGGTGCAAGTATTCGGTTACAGTTCTACGATTCAACCTTGTGCTTTGTTTGTAGTCACTTGGCCGCCCATCGAGAAAATGTAGCGGGACGTAACGCTGATTTCGCAAACGTGTTTCAAAAGACTTCGTTTCAAGTTGGAGAAGAAGCGATTCGGGAGGTTATTCGATCAGGGTCTATGTCGCACTGGGTCATTGGATCCTCTTCAGTCGGAATCCAAGACCACGATATCGTTTTTTGGCTTGGCGACCTGAATTACCGCATCGACGAATCAATGGGAACCGAGAAAGTGCTGCAACTTTCAGAAAAAGGTACTTTCGATGAGCTTCGATCCTTGGACCAGTTGAACATTGAGCGAGCGGCTGGTAGGGTGTTCGTTGGTTTCGAAGAGGGCCGGTTGAATTTCAGGCCAACCTACAAGTACCAACCTGGTACAGACATGTACGAGCAACGACCTGACAAAAAACTTCGAGCGCCGGCATGGTGCGATCGCATTTTGTGGATGGCACAGGAACCGAACTACGTTCAGCAATTGACATACGGTCGAAGTGAGGAACCAAATATTTCCGATCACAAAGCTGTGTATTCCACCTTTCGGGTTACCGTCAAGGACGTTGTTCAGCAAAAACGGGAAGCTATCTACACTGATTTGATGAGACTCCTGGATAGATATGAGAACCAAACACTACCTGTCGTTGGTCTGGATCGGGTCAGTTTAGATTTTGGGGAAGTACACTATGGCCAAAGTGTCACACTACCGATCCAGATTACGAACACGGGGACGGTTATCGCACAGTATCGCCTTGTTCCTAAGCTCGATGAG AATGCTGTCTGCAAACCTTGGATGAGAATCACCCCCATGTTTGGCATGCTAATTCCAGGTGACAACCCGGCTTCGATCGAATTCACACTGACTATTGACAATACCACAGCCCAAAATCTTAACTCTGGACGCGAAGTCTTGGAGGATGTTCTTATTCTTCGTCTTGAAGGAGGTCGTGACTACTATATCAGCGTCAAAGCAACGTATGCAAGATCTTGTTTCGGTATGTCAGTCGACGAACTTGCCCTGTATGCCGAACCAATCCGTTCCATTCCGCTCGATCCCATCAAACGCGCTGAGAAATTCGATCCCAGTGCCGCTGCAGCATTGTGTATACCGAAAGAACTATGGCGCGTTGTTGATGCAATCCACGAAAAAGGGCTACAAACGGCGAACTTGTTCATCGAGCCAGGTATTCCGAACGAAGTGAACCAGATTCGGGAGTGCCTCGACACGGGGAGTACCTTTGGCCATTTCGGTATACACTCGTATGCAGAGATATTTGTTTCTCTTCTCTCTGGATTGTCTTCGCCAATTGTGCCAGCATCGCTTTTCCCCACAATAGAAGTGGACTCACAGACGATTCAGGCTACCGCTCgacgccttttggaagaaCTCCCTCCCATTCATTACAATACTTTTGTTTATGTCATTTCATTCTTCCGTGAGGCTCTTCTGTTTCGCGAACAAAATCGGTTATCGGCGACGAAACTGGCCCGTATC
- a CDS encoding predicted protein yields the protein MEGNAETALANNGTEEPESIGGERKADETSLEPTIEALGLAENTHLSPIGEPSQATADVVLSASVHPDRKRDLLLQARTDRIMWIQQAPLPYKILSDSSDPWSRDERLTNLKDSHGGNQLPTVIEILSNLYGLNVSTTPEEVASRLEISLGEKLQRNDSAIPTGEHRLNAELASRIDDPVLRAYHVFFNKLKNPACSALVQGMRTFCRSLQDINDAAALSRKMQAYLSSTMSALKMHVVWKKDGVDEYVRRSFESFIYGHCRHHIEDVLWDQEAQAKETAWQQRLESLQFVTPKHLEVEYLDTPNLTINQMLEAPIAALLSIETYSSPFEKLQCILKVYQFVNESLTSTLNQDRQEGSKDKLPSADDVLPTIILTVLRAKPKRLHLSLHVMEEFCLSEYLRGEAGYAFTNIYGAVQFLLDLDMNEPQSLSITTEEFRLGLKASQLIAEELLAAIQAKKLPPLDSLPHESGEEQTSLANIPVSAVRSARLNGEAVDVDWALAWQSANEMFVSDEVPILKESRSALESVTDVLPSGFSRSYSFLTTRPEDIRVSDLAQLLSEYRMLVHTTETLFGERVSQLSAQRKSKILAREKEIYSRAQKVDPSLLPTNRSLSKSSK from the coding sequence ATGGAGGGAAACGCGGAGACGGCGTTGGCTAACAATGGAACCGAGGAACCGGAGTCTATCGGTGGTGAAAGAAAGGCTGACGAAACTTCGCTTGAACCAACCATCGAAGCTTTAGGTTTGGCAGAAAATACACACCTGTCTCCGATTGGTGAGCCGTCTCAGGCTACTGCAGATGTCGTACTTTCAGCGTCTGTCCATCCCGACCGAAAGCGCGATCTGTTGCTACAGGCGCGGACCGACCGTATTATGTGGATTCAACAGGCTCCACTACCCTATAAAATCTTATCAGATTCAAGCGATCCTTGGAGTCGGGATGAGCGGTTAACAAATCTCAAAGACAGTCACGGAGGGAATCAGCTACCAACTGTTATTGAAATTTTGTCAAATTTATATGGCCTGAATGTTTCGACCACTCCCGAGGAAGTCGCATCCCGATTGGAAATTTCTCTGGGTGAAAAGTTGCAGCGCAATGATTCCGCTATCCCGACGGGGGAGCATCGTCTGAATGCGGAGCTAGCTTCACGAATCGATGATCCAGTCTTGAGAGCATACCATGTCTTCTTTAACAAACTCAAGAACCCCGCGTGCTCAGCTTTGGTACAAGGTATGCGAACATTTTGCAGAAGCTTACAAGACATAAATGATGCTGCTGCGCTAAGTCGCAAAATGCAGGCTTATTTGTCGTCAACTATGTCGGCTTTGAAGATGCATGTTGTGTGGAAGAAGGACGGAGTAGATGAATATGTTCGACGATCGTTCGAGTCTTTTATTTATGGACACTGCCGTCACCATATAGAAGATGTTCTATGGGATCAAGAAGCCCAAGCCAAGGAGACTGCATGGCAGCAGCGACTCGAAAGTTTACAGTTCGTCACACCTAAACACCTGGAAGTGGAATACTTGGATACTCCCAATCTCACCATTAATCAGATGCTGGAGGCCCCAATAGCAGCTTTACTCTCGATTGAGACGTATTCATCCCCCTTTGAAAAATTGCAATGCATTCTGAAGGTATACCAATTTGTAAATGAATCCCTGACTTCTACTCTCAATCAAGATCGTCAGGAGGGTTCTAAAGACAAGCTACCCAGCGCTGACGACGTGTTACCAACTATCATTCTCACTGTTTTACGGGCTAAACCCAAGCGATTGCACCTCAGTTTGCATGTCATGGAAGAGTTTTGCTTGTCTGAATATCTACGCGGCGAGGCTGGCTACGCTTTTACCAACATCTACGGAGCTGTTCAATTTTTGCTCGATTTGGACATGAACGAGCCGCAGTCTCTGTCTATCACTACCGAAGAATTTCGCTTAGGACTGAAAGCAAGTCAACTCATAGCAGAAGAGCTACTTGCAGCTATTCAAGCCAAAAAGCTACCGCCCCTCGACTCATTGCCACACGAGTCGGGGGAAGAGCAAACTTCATTGGCAAACATTCCAGTATCAGCAGTGCGTTCCGCAAGGCTAAACGGTGAGGCTGTGGACGTTGACTGGGCTTTGGCTTGGCAAAGCGCGAATGAGATGTTCGTGTCTGACGAGGTGCCGATACTCAAAGAAAGTCGTTCAGCTTTGGAGTCTGTGACCGACGTATTACCGTCCGGCTTTTCGCGATCGTATTCGTTTTTAACGACCCGCCCTGAAGACATCAGAGTTTCGGACTTGGCTCAGCTTCTTTCGGAGTACCGCATGTTGGTCCACACCACGGAAACGCTCTTCGGAGAGCGAGTTTCTCAGTTATCGGCCCAACGAAAATCCAAAATCTTGGCgagagagaaagagatcTATTCTCGCGCGCAAAAAGTAGATCCCTCCCTCTTGCCGACAAATCGCTCACTGTCGAAAAGTAGCAAGTAG
- a CDS encoding mannosyl transferase (enzyme involved in N-Glycan Biosynthesis): MDQGNDSRVDLTLTSPFPQMDFEKDSQRHKLNGGSLRRDPQLKGPTVSAIVSHAFWVGLGVRLFLAWFLPWALDDGGILPGVSYTDIDYHVFMDAATYIQKGSSPYDRTTYRYTPFLAALLSHLPRKGGRFLICVADALCGQLIVTMRRKQRNLTSNESSMAASWPKRLDLNLEDVLWWLFNPLAINICTRGSAESLIVLLPVLITVWIVTSGGNSLAIATLAGCWHGIAVHAKLYPIIYSLSFLTHIAVSYDGPSAVHLPVPSSISHISGYVHGWKRRLLRPAPVLFGVCSIGVFAGLIYLSLLLYGQKAIDEGLLYHFVRVDHRHNYSMHWYWIYLGRSTEDESMALAGRLLLITQTVLLITTSVMVAPRNLTLAMFVQTFLFVAHNKVITAQYFTWYLCLLPLCSASFRLTRRVVEALAILLVSVGFWLGSAYSLEMLGFGFHRIVWMASLIFFAANVHLLRALLASAQLHSSTPVYSFTAKKD; the protein is encoded by the coding sequence ATGGATCAAGGCAACGATAGTCGAGTCGATCTGACCCTCACCAGTCCATTTCCGCAAATGGATTTCGAGAAAGATAGTCAACGACACAAGCTGAACGGCGGTTCACTACGAAGAGATCCTCAGCTTAAAGGACCAACAGTATCCGCGATTGTCAGTCACGCTTTTTGGGTTGGACTTGGTGTCCGTTTGTTTCTAGCCTGGTTTCTTCCATGGGCATTGGATGACGGTGGAATACTTCCAGGCGTTTCGTACACTGATATTGATTATCATGTGTTTATGGACGCCGCCACCTACATTCAGAAAGGAAGTAGTCCGTATGATCGAACGACTTATCGGTATACCCCTTTTCTAGCCGCCTTACTGTCTCATTTACCAAGAAAAGGCGGTCGTTTCCTTATTTGTGTTGCGGATGCTCTATGTGGACAATTAATTGTAACGATGCGTCGAAAACAGCGTAATCTAACATCCAACGAGAGCTCAATGGCAGCTTCATGGCCAAAGAGATTGGATTTGAATTTGGAAGACGTTCTGTGGTGGCTATTCAATCCTCTAGCCATCAACATTTGCACACGTGGTTCGGCCGAAAGCttgattgttttgttgcCCGTGCTGATTACCGTTTGGATTGTCACATCGGGAGGCAACTCTTTGGCAATTGCAACGCTTGCCGGGTGTTGGCACGGAATAGCGGTGCACGCCAAGTTATACCCTATCATCTATTCTTTATCGTTTCTGACACATATTGCGGTATCTTACGATGGACCGTCGGCAGTACATTTACCAGTGCCATCATCAATTTCTCACATTTCTGGCTACGTCCATGGGTGGAAAAGACGTCTGCTCAGGCCCGCGCCGGTGCTTTTTGGTGTTTGTTCTATTGGTGTTTTCGCCGGGCTCATCTACTTGTCTCTTCTCTTGTATGGACAAAAGGCTATCGATGAAGGGCTGCTCTATCATTTTGTACGTGTTGATCATCGACATAACTATTCAATGCACTGGTACTGGATTTACTTGGGTCGATCAACAGAAGACGAGAGTATGGCGCTGGCTGGCAGGCTCTTGCTAATCACTCAAACGGTGCTGCTCATCACTACCAGTGTGATGGTTGCTCCTCGAAACCTAACTTTGGCAATGTTTGTTCaaacatttctttttgtggcACACAACAAAGTCATTACGGCGCAATATTTCACATGGTATCtctgtcttcttccattgtgCAGCGCTTCGTTTCGCCTTACTCGACGTGTAGTTGAGGCGCTTGCAATACTTTTGGTGTCGGTTGGATTTTGGCTTGGTTCTGCCTATAGCTTGGAAATGCTTGGTTTCGGATTTCACCGTATTGTTTGGATGGCTTCCTTGATATTTTTCGCTGCCAATGTCCACCTCCTTCGGGCACTTCTAGCCTCGGCTCAGTTACACTCCAGCACGCCCGTGTACAGCTTTACTGCTAAAAAAGACTGA
- a CDS encoding predicted protein produces the protein MSSFSFDPMMEDFSESVATLYPDMGGGDDYVVGNSFSVDGSADSKDVDPVVADYTPLPLKDDFLAIIRRQPKHSSASQSSVNDCSSSMDDHMEQSIPVPRTSYCDDPESPSRDRNIFIRNSRKVSAVTPDHCVRNTVLYPSIDWINYQEAIDVEQRDTVGEDDYYGSHPLQYPSDEYALYRRKVDLQNSYQDTLRNLAECMKRTDRSRGAILQSRFLSNDRTRTSDLVFLTRTKSTQNLKRKESRLVLMSFILESLK, from the exons ATgtcctccttttccttcgatcCCATGATGGAAGACTTTTCTGAAAGCGTTGCCACACTTTATCCGGACAtgggcggcggcgacgactACGTGGTTGGCAACTCGTTCTCAGTTGATGGTAGTGCTGACAGTAAAGATGTAGATCCTGTCGTCGCTGATTACACACCTCTGCCGCTTAAAGACGACTTTCTTGCGATCATTCGTCGTCAGCCAA AGCATTCCTCAGCTTCTCAGAGTAGCGTAAACGACTGCTCATCTTCAATGGACGACCACATGGAACAGTCGATTCCTGTTCCACGAACTTCCTATTGCGACGATCCTGAGTCTCCATCACGAGATAGAAACATCTTCATTCGCAATTCCAGAAAAGTATCCGCCGTCACACCTGATCATTGTGTTCGGAACACGGTGCTTTATCCATCTATTGATTGGATCAACTATCAGGAAGCAATCGATGTGGAACAACGCGATACGGTCGGCGAAGACGATTATTACGGCTCACATCCTTTACAATACCCCTCAGATGAATACGCACTGTACCGAAGAAAAGTGGACCTTCAGAATAGTTACCAAGATACGCTTCGAAATCTTGCTGAATGCATGAAGCGGACTGACCGTTCTCGCGGGGCCATCTTGCAAAGTCGCTTTCTTTCCAATGACCGTACAAGAACATCCGACTTAGTATTTTTGACACGGACGAAATCAACTCAAAACCTAAAGCGTAAGGAATCTCGGCTTGTTCTCATGTCTTTCATTCTGGAAAGCTTGAAATGA
- a CDS encoding predicted protein yields MLREGPFRLTAVVGFAYAYMVKGAISATALAPADFSSRRGFSIQIAQLAGTSGFSFSIPGEAGAQDETDKQKILQGYRRLNQLLDNWERETTVCGLTDNPYVGTSAFGKTGCERTPLKVMEYMGYRSVNDPLFKAEKTLRRLEILVPPDRETEYLEAVETWSEKADEASGMAYISSWGEANPGGGKDRIDYFIERAKRDVTEARNALGTIVSILQIE; encoded by the coding sequence ATGCTTCGTGAAGGCCCCTTTAGATTGACGGCCGTTGTAGGATTCGCCTACGCCTACATGGTGAAAGGCGCGATCAGCGCCACCGCTCTAGCGCCAGCTGACTTTTCCTCTCGACGCGGATTCAGCATCCAAATAGCTCAGCTAGCCGGTACCAGCGGTTTCTCTTTCTCCATTCCGGGGGAAGCCGGAGCTCAAGATGAAACGGACAAGCAAAAAATACTGCAAGGGTACCGACGATTAAATCAGCTTCTTGATAATTGGGAACGCGAAACGACCGTTTGCGGTTTGACTGATAATCCTTACGTCGGAACCAGTGCGTTCGGTAAGACGGGATGCGAGCGAACGCCGCTTAAAGTTATGGAGTATATGGGCTATCGAAGCGTCAACGATCCATTGTTTAAGGCCGAAAAAACTCTTCGTCGACTAGAAATTCTCGTCCCTCCAGATCGCGAAACTGAGTATCTGGAAGCAGTCGAAACATGGTCGGAAAAAGCGGACGAAGCAAGTGGCATGGCTTACATTTCCTCTTGGGGGGAAGCAAATCCAGGTGGAGGAAAAGACCGAATCGATTATTTTATCGAGCGGGCGAAACGAGATGTGACAGAAGCCCGCAATGCTTTGGGGACTATTGTATCTATCTTACAAATAGAATGA
- a CDS encoding predicted protein, with amino-acid sequence MNNKLHDATEYPTMLTSSLNPNETLHPEEVSAHILRTLREVAENHTGCVVTRAVLGIPAYFNDAQRDATLKAAELAGIRKTKLLREPEAAALAYAIGKEQVGRGDDDELVLVFDLGGGTFDVSMLVVGGGVTEIISTSGNAQLGGSDFDNRIAQYFLKLLRGHGISTKKWSVTAINAVVRSAEKILHLATTDCAATDAGTSNATHLLCDFTRKEMESLCRDEFQQLIRPVREVAIISVRDGISGRPISRVVLVGGATRMPCIGRLLSVLTGIVPQKTVNPDEAVALGCAVHVGVLDGTE; translated from the exons ATGAACAATAAACTGCATGATGCCACTGAATACCCAACAATGTTGACATCATCCCTCAATCCGAACGAAACACTGCACCCAGAAGAAGTTTCTGCTCACATTTTGCGCACTCTCAGAGAAGTGGCGGAGAATCACACCGGGTGCGTAGTCACAAGGGCAGTACTAGGCATACCGGCCTATTTCAACGATGCCCAACGCGACGCGACACTAAAAGCAGCAGAGCTGGCGGGAATCCGGAAGACGAAACTACTACGTGAACCTGAAGCAGCAGCGTTGGCGTATGCAATTGGGAAAGAGCAAGTTGGACGAggtgatgacgacgaatTGGTGCTTGTCTTCGATCTTGGAGGCGGGACGTTTGATGTCAGCATGCTTGTTGTGGGTGGAGGTGTTACAGAAATTATTAGTACCTCGGGTAACGCTCAGTTAGGAGGCTCTGACTTTGACAATCGGATAGCGCAGTATTTTCTCAAGCTCTTGCGGGGACATGGAATTTCtacgaagaaatggtcggTGACAGCGATAAACGCAGTTGTTCGCTCTGCCGAAAAG ATATTGCATTTGGCAACAACTGATTGTGCCGCGACAGACGCTGGCACGTCGAATGCCACACATTTGCTTTGCGACTTCACCAGAAAGGAGATGGAGAGTCTGTGTCGAGACGAGTTTCAACAGTTGATTCGACCGGTCCGGGAAGTTGCGATAATATCTG TTCGCGATGGAATTTCTGGACGCCCAATATCTCGTGTCGTGTTAGTCGGCGGTGCCACCAGAATGCCATGTATAGGTCGGCTGCTTTCAGTATTGACAGGAATTGTCCCACAGAAAACTGTAAATCCTGATGAGGCTGTTGCTTTGGGTTGTGCAGTGCACGTCGGTGTGCTCGATGGAACTGAA